In Cygnus atratus isolate AKBS03 ecotype Queensland, Australia chromosome 5, CAtr_DNAZoo_HiC_assembly, whole genome shotgun sequence, a single window of DNA contains:
- the G2E3 gene encoding G2/M phase-specific E3 ubiquitin-protein ligase: MSESNFDIQSPPCVLCGWTDDCPEKYGEKKTYVEYNLTVHYYCLLMSSGIWQRGEEDEGVDGFLITDIRKEVSRAAKLKCNICKKKGASIGCVAPKCKRSYHFPCGLRKECIFQFMEDFRSYCWEHKPVQIFPDKESRGPSQCTICLDLVEHLPLYSVLKSPCCKNAWFHRECLQYQALSAGIFFFRCTVCNNKDKFQEEMLRMGIHIPEKDASWELEENAYQDLLQCYQHCDIRRCLCKEGRDYNEPDSKWEIKRCQSCGSRGTHLACSSMKSWEQNWECVECRSIFAKSGKYSKQKKRSLATSEKTDGTTCLLEEPSPKYPRQSPGSQHSFLLQSPKIICQNNLSPCSRLELPPSNRMTMSLSPLVSNRNRSLRKKHLGTQRREVSSILKELKQQINTKTTRLNINTENIWNTALKGFRQRNFRPTNTIEVKFTNCKNRLKTDTSTGSKHLFFQLLMGHLQNSSLFEGSSAKNLSLDSQALKENLYFEAGKMIAVSLVHGGPSPGFFSKILFNCLVHGPENVKPNLEDVADIDVAQTIKKIKYSNSLSSLQSTIHECYDFLAAAGCLRPVTDLCDKNMLVNDLLTHHVIKRIISPLESFRQGLKTLGVLEKMEMHPVAFSSIFCHKPERLSAETLCDLFTIHCSSSVKEVGGADFWIGYLQDVESGESVVTLEDILYFVTGSFSIPPIGFDPEPTIKFLHVGYPIGNRLLNCLELPVTKTYESFKNKMEFTIRNTLRVERE; the protein is encoded by the exons ATGAGTGAAAGCAATTTTGACATTCAAAGTCCAC CCTGTGTTCTCTGTGGATGGACAGACGACTGCCCTGAAaagtatggagaaaaaaagacctaTGTGGAATACAATCTGACTGTTCATTATTACTGTTTG ttGATGTCAAGTGGTATTTGGCAGAGGGGAGAAGAAGATGAAGGTGTGGATGGGTTTTTGATCACAGATATTAGAAAAGAAGTTAGCAGAGCTGCAAAACTG AAATGTAACATCTGTAAGAAAAAGGGTGCTTCAATTGGATGTGTAGCTCCCAAATGCAAGCGAAGTTACCATTTTCCTTGTGGGCTACgaaaagaatgtattttccaGTTCATGGAAGACTTCAG ATCTTACTGTTGGGAGCATAAACCAGTTCAAATCTTTCCGGATAAAGAATCTAGAGGGCCTTCACAGTGTACGATATGCCTGGATTTGGTTGAACATCTTCCACTGTACAGTGTATTGAAAAGTCCTTGTTGTAAAAATGCTTGGTTTCATCGAGAATGCTTGCAG TATCAAGCTTTGAGTGCtgggatatttttctttaggtGCACAGTATGTAATAACAAGGAcaaatttcaggaagaaatgttGAGAATGGGCATACACATTCCAGAAAA GGATGCATCTTGGGAACTTGAAGAGAATGCATATCAAGACCTGCTGCAATGTTATCAACACTGTGACATTAGAAGATGTCTctgcaaagaaggaagagactATAATGAACCTGACAG taagTGGGAAATAAAGCGTTGTCAATCTTGTGGTTCCCGTGGAACTCACTTGGCCTGTTCGTCTATGAAATCATGGGAGCAAAACTGGGAGTGCGTGGAATGCAGAAGTATCTTTGCAAAATCAG GGAAatacagcaaacagaaaaagcgTTCTTTGGCTACCTCTGAAAAGACAGATGGGACAACTTGTTTGCTGGAAGAGCCATCTCCAAAGTACCCTCGGCAGTCACCTGGATCTCAACACAGCTTTCTTCTCCA ATCACCAAAGATAATATGCCAGAACAACTTATCACCCTGCTCACGCCTAGAACTTCCACCATCCAACAGAATGACAATGTCCTTATCTCCACTGGTGTCAAACAGGAACCGGTCCCtgagaaaaaa GCATTTAGGAACACAAAGAAGGGAAGTTTCCAGTATACTGAAGGAGTTAAAGCaacaaattaatacaaaaacTACAAGGCTTAACATcaatacagaaaatatctggAATACTGCTTTAAAAGGATTTAGGCAGCGTAACTTCAGACCTACAAACACCATTGAAGTAAAGTTCACAAACTGTAAAAATAGATTAAAGACAGATACTTCTACTGGATCAAAACACCTTTTCTTCCAGCTACTAATGGGACATCTTCAGAATTCATCATTGTTTGAGGGCTCTTCTGCAAAGAACTTGTCCCTTGATTCTCAAG ctcTAAAAGAGAATCTATATTTTGAAGCTGGGAAAATGATTGCAGTTTCTCTAGTTCACGGTGGTCCATCTCCtggtttcttttccaaaatattgttCAATTGTCTTGTCCACGGTCCAGAGAATGTGAAGCCAAACTTGGAAGATGTTGCTGATATTGATGTAGcgcaaacaataaaaaag ataaaatattcaaatagtCTGTCTAGCCTACAGTCAACTATACACGAGTGCTATGatttccttgctgctgctggatgtTTAAGACCTGTAACAGATTTGTGTGATAAGAATATGCTGGTGAATGACTTATTGACCCATCATGTAATCAAGAGAATTATTTCACCCTTAGAAag TTTTAGGCAAGGTTTGAAAACTCTCGGTGTGctagaaaaaatggaaatgcatcCAGTTGCATTCTCTAGCATATTTTGCCACAAACCTGAAAGACTTTCAGCAGAAACTCTCTGTGATCTATTTACAATCCATTGCTCATCGAGTGTAAAGGAAGTTGGAGGTGCTGATTTTTGGATAGGTTATTTGCAAGATGTGGAAA gtggtgAGTCTGTAGTGACGTTGGAGGATATTCTGTACTTTGTAACAGGTTCTTTTTCTATACCGCCTATTGGTTTTGATCCTGAACCAACTATTAAATTTCTGCATGTAGGTTATCCCATTGGAAACAGACTCCTTAATTGCTTAGAGCTTCCAGTAACAAAGACATatgagagttttaaaaataaaatggagttCACCATCAGAAACACACTCAGAGTTGAAAGagaatga